The Raphanus sativus cultivar WK10039 chromosome 2, ASM80110v3, whole genome shotgun sequence genome includes a region encoding these proteins:
- the LOC108826702 gene encoding uncharacterized protein LOC108826702 isoform X1, whose translation MEGVGGRLGRSSTRYGGPATVFTGPVRKWKKKWVHVSPSSTKKHNASSSVVNGGGGSASEGSHLLFFKWAPLSQGGNGNEDGKSESDSPSEEPVTTETAAPEEAEEPPRRRFKYVPIALLEEQKKEATETEEDDKVEEEDDATAAEPSKEKEIAQVEEKPDMNDLPMEDNQQEEEKVVRQDLNESTKDLGLNLNANDEDSENNPKGGAEPLEE comes from the exons ATGGAAGGAGTAGGAGGTCGGTTAGGTAGGTCGTCGACTCGTTACGGAGGACCGGCGACGGTATTCACGGGTCCGGTGAggaagtggaagaagaagtgggtTCACGTCTCTCCCTCCTCCACCAAGAAACACAACGCCTCCTCCTCGGTCGTTAacggtggtggtggttcggCTTCCGAGGGATCGCATTTGCTGTTCTTTAAGTGGGCTCCATTGTCTCAGGGCGGCAACGGGAACGAAGATGGTAAAAGCGAGAGTGATTCTCCCAGCGAAGAGCCTGTGACGACGGAGACGGCGGCGCCGGAGGAGGCAGAAGAACCTCCGCGGCGGAGATTCAAATACGTGCCG ATCGCACTACTTGAGGAGCAGAAGAAGGAAGCTACAGAAACTGAGGAAGACGACAAGGTTGAGGAGGAGGATGACGCAACTGCAGCAGAGCCAAGCAAAGAGAAGGAGATAGCACAAGTTGAGGAAAAACCTGACATGAATGATCTTCCCATGGAAGATAATCAG CAGGAGGAAGAAAAAGTAGTGCGACAAGATCTCAACGAAAGCACTAAGGATTTAGGACTCAACCTAAATGCTAACGATGAGGATTCTGAAAACAATCCTAAAGGAGGGGCCGAGCCATTGGAAGAGTGA
- the LOC108826702 gene encoding uncharacterized protein LOC108826702 isoform X2, translating to MEGVGGRLGRSSTRYGGPATVFTGPVRKWKKKWVHVSPSSTKKHNASSSVVNGGGGSASEGSHLLFFKWAPLSQGGNGNEDGKSESDSPSEEPVTTETAAPEEAEEPPRRRFKYVPIALLEEQKKEATETEEDDKVEEEDDATAAEPSKEKEIAQVEEKPDMNDLPMEDNQEEEKVVRQDLNESTKDLGLNLNANDEDSENNPKGGAEPLEE from the exons ATGGAAGGAGTAGGAGGTCGGTTAGGTAGGTCGTCGACTCGTTACGGAGGACCGGCGACGGTATTCACGGGTCCGGTGAggaagtggaagaagaagtgggtTCACGTCTCTCCCTCCTCCACCAAGAAACACAACGCCTCCTCCTCGGTCGTTAacggtggtggtggttcggCTTCCGAGGGATCGCATTTGCTGTTCTTTAAGTGGGCTCCATTGTCTCAGGGCGGCAACGGGAACGAAGATGGTAAAAGCGAGAGTGATTCTCCCAGCGAAGAGCCTGTGACGACGGAGACGGCGGCGCCGGAGGAGGCAGAAGAACCTCCGCGGCGGAGATTCAAATACGTGCCG ATCGCACTACTTGAGGAGCAGAAGAAGGAAGCTACAGAAACTGAGGAAGACGACAAGGTTGAGGAGGAGGATGACGCAACTGCAGCAGAGCCAAGCAAAGAGAAGGAGATAGCACAAGTTGAGGAAAAACCTGACATGAATGATCTTCCCATGGAAGATAATCAG GAGGAAGAAAAAGTAGTGCGACAAGATCTCAACGAAAGCACTAAGGATTTAGGACTCAACCTAAATGCTAACGATGAGGATTCTGAAAACAATCCTAAAGGAGGGGCCGAGCCATTGGAAGAGTGA